Genomic DNA from Urocitellus parryii isolate mUroPar1 chromosome 5, mUroPar1.hap1, whole genome shotgun sequence:
ATGAGATTTCAGTGAGAGGATGGAGGggcaaggagaaagagagaaacaaaagcaGCTCagagacacatttcttttttttttttccctcacatcatcatacatgtatttagtaTAACGacaagggtctccttccatcttccgtgcaattccccttctccctcccattccctcccacctctcttcttagattgggtagagagaggtgatgggaggggagggcatgggaaggggggataggaagggcaacagaataaaatagatactAGTATTGCTgttatgtataaacgtggctgtataaccaatgtgattctgcaacctgtacacttggaaaaatgagaaattataccccatttgattcaaatgtatgatatgtcaagatcattgtattgtcatgagcaactaattaaaaaaaggcagctcagggactggggctggggcttagcggTAGTGCactttgcctggcatgtgtgaagcactgggttcgagtctcgacatcaattatacataaataaaataaaggtgtatcaacaactaaaaaaacattttaaaaaagaagctcaGAACCAAGGAAACCTGAAAGGTGACATGAAGGATACTTAAATAGCTACATGTGTCCTCCTGTTTCATGTTTAACCCTCCCCTGGACTTAAGGAAAAAGTACCTGTTACAGGATCTTCAGCCACACCAACCCATGGTGCAAAATATCTGGAGTAAAAATCAAATGCTTGGGTCTGCCCGACAGCCTCTCCTTTTAGGGTAAGAATGAGTCCTCGCACCTTCCCTGTGTTTTCAACTTGCAGCAGGTTCTCCGTTTTCACTTTCAGAGTCTCCAGAAATGACCTTGTTCATAAAAGGATGGATTAGGGAAAACCCATTTCACAGACCTCCCCACTACACAGAATGTGTAACAGGCCCGGGGAAGCTTGCCCAGACAGCTCAGCAGGAGAGGACGGAAGGGCCAGTGGTAGTATCTCTCTAGAAAGAACCTGGTCACAAGAGTCATGGTTTGACAGGACACAGCACAGACAGACCAAGCCAGCAGGTGCTCAGCCCTCCTCATAGTGCTGACACAGCTAACGATCACATTTACCTTTCATAAGAATCACTGAGCCGGACAAGGAGTTTCCGGGTATCTGGAGAATAGCGGATATCCTGGACCAGTGTGTTGCCTATGGCCATCTGTGGACATGGACCAAAAACTCCTCAGGAGCACATCTGCAGTCAAGTTCTTGATCACCTCAATGGGGAATGACCTTTCATTGAGCATCTGTTGTGAGCTAGGCAACCCCATGTTCTTCAGTCTCCAAGTGCATTAGCTCACTTTGGGGGCTTAAAGTATTGTTCAAAGATGTCCAGTTTCCTAGCTACCCAAAGGGCCTCTCAGGAGCCACTTAGCTCACCCTCTGCCAGCCTCAAAGTAGGCAAGGCCCACGAGTGGTTACCACATGCCTGAAGGCACAAACTCCTTTCAATGGGTATCTTCCCCACAGAGGAGACTCAGAGAGCCCAGGGTTTCTCTCTCACAGCACACCCATCCTGATCCAGATCTGGAGTTGAAGCTCTGAACCCAACTCTTAACTAATAGGGGCTTCATTCTCATCTCTTGGAATTGTTCTTGTGAGTGGCACATAAATAACATATGTAGAGTACCTGCAGCAACAACTAGAACATTCCACATGTTAGAACTCAAGTGGAGACTAGGGAACTTGTCTTGTGCTGCTCTGCTCAGAAGGCACACCACTTACACTTGGGTGGTATGGTACAGATCAGTCACACAACATTTTCTCAAGATACCTGAGTTCACTCTACCTAAGACTACACTTAACCTTGCTCAAACCCAAGaacattatttgtttgtttggaaatGGCTTGGTGCTGAGGGAGGTTATGAGGGGACAATTTCCTCTCCAAAAGTCATCCTTTGGGACCACCCCAGCCTCCAGGTGAAGCAGATGATTACATAACTGTCTATGGCCATCCTTAGGTGGCTTTGGCTTCTCTAGGACTGAGCTGCTCAAGCTCCCACAGCCAAGACTCCCTCTGCCTTGGGTGGTACTTGGGCTTTATACCTCAATGGCACAAAGAGGTAGAAACCCTATGGATTGACCAATGGCCCTTCCCAAAGAAACGGGAACTCTGACAGCCAGATCCCATCTGCTCTCTACCCTCAGCAAACTGCCCTTCTCTGCCTGAATTCACACAttgatttaaaagtttatttctcggggctggggatgtggctcaagcggtagcgcgctcgcctggcatgcgtgcggcccgggttcgattctcagcaccacatacaaacaaagatgttgtgtccgccgaaaaactaaaaaataaatattaaaattctctctctctcttttaaaaaaaataaataaaaataaaagtttatttctcagcTGGGAATCTGAATACCAGTTTCTAGGAAGGAACACAAAATAACACGCTCATGACAAATGGACCTTTATTATCCTATTTTACAAATGCTGACTCTGAGGCTTAGAGAGACCAGGTGaagttttttctttcctgaacaaGGTCGACCATGATGAATATTTTCCAGGTTCTCACCAATGTGAATAaagcaattaatttataaatttggctTATCTATCTCCTGAAACTCAAGCCATGGGTGAAGCTGGGTATAAAATCAGAATCCATGATACTCAATTATACTCTTTGAAAACTTAGATGAAACAAAACACTAAAGATATTATAAATGCTCTAGTTGTAAATTCACTGAGAAACACTCCAATGGAACCCACAATAGACCATTTAACAGAATCATTTACTTCCCTGCACACTAAGCACCTGGGCATCTGGGGCTGCTCTGGCCCCAGAACTACTGTAGGATAATTGTAGTGTCTACCTCACAAGATAATATTCAGAATTATATGAAACAATGCAAGTGAAACACTTAGTCGTGGTATTGCACAGAGGAGGCTCTCAAAAACACTATtattatattgttgttgttgttattactcTTATCATTCGACACATGCTCATGGAAGATCCATGAGGGGGCCAGGCTGTGTCTTGTCTTCTCTGGAAGCACCCACACTTTCCTGGTCTCCACCAAAGCACACCCTCCCTCCTCAGTCTCTCTTCCACAAATACTGGAGACACTAACAACTGTCAGGCAGCTTCcattgttgtttgttgtttgtatgGATTTCTTGGAATGGCCATTTCTGTCAGAAATCCCAACTCTCATATCTAAACTTCTGTGGCCATGCCTCAGGCCCATTTCTATCTTTATAGCTAGAAATGGATAGAAATTCCACATCCCCTCTTTGTCTAAAGGTTTGTGTTCTCCCAGACACTTAACATCTCCTGAAGATGTCCTACTCTCTTTCTTGCACCTCCTTCAGGTCTTTCAGTCTGCCCCCACAAGTCTTTCTCTCATCCTGGAAGCTaatgctgatttttctttttcttcaatgctggggatgaagcccagggccttgcacatgcccgGCAATTGCtctaagtgctctaccactgagctccagccccagccctaacacagacaaaagtaaaatagataaataagtagTCAACTTTCTCACCAAACagatagaatattaaaatttaaacctGAAATTACCAAGCACTATTCAGCTAAGATTCCATTAGAACATTTATACTGGTAGAGGACTATCTTTCAGGATCAAATCATATCAAATCTTTGTGttcaaatgataataaatgaatgaatcacaTAGGCTCAGATTTGATTCTTTTCACCAACCTTTATCAGGTCCTCTACTTCATGGAAGTcctaaaagtggaaaaaaaaacataaaatcattgTAAAATAGACAAGCTGTTGGTTATACATATTTTGTGTCATAATTAAAAAGAGCTGACCTGTGGGTAGGTCGGATAAAGAGGAAAATCCAGGATGATACCATCCTCTGCTCTTCTGGCCTTTAGTTCCCCACTCAGAGTGACAAAGGTTAGCgtgttatttgtgttttctggccaaaaataaaaataaaaaagaatcaagaaaataaactGTTGTACGTTTGTATATCTATTTCAATCACCTTAGTGTTGTCTTAAgattttctaaattgctgaggctggctttaaacttgcaatcctcctgcctcagcctctaagccactgggattacagcacgagccaccatgcctggcatgtcTTCAGATTTTCTGGCAGTGCTGTCCTTTCCTGTGATGGAGGCTCAGGTCTGAGTTGCTGGGGTCTCAAGTGGAGAAAACCCTCACTGGTTTCTAACTTGAGAACAAGGAATACAACTATTGCAATGTGTCATCATACTGCAAGGCTTTGTAATTTGACTCCTATCTGCTTACTAAATATGCtcttgagcaaattatttaacttccttaagcctcagttttctcagctataaaatggggttagagttaggggtgtggctcagtggcagagcacctgcctatgTGCACtaagccttgggtttgatctccagcatggAGGGAAAAATGGGGTAATAAGTAAGTGTACCTGATAGAGCTGctatcatgtttcttttctttttttttcttttgttatcgGGATtgactcaggggtactttaccactaagccatatccccagccctttttattttttgagacagtggatcactaagttgctgaggctggtcttgaacttgtgatcctcttgcctcagcttctccagtcactgggatAATGTTTTCtaatgcagattttaaaatatccatcaaCGATAACTATAGAATCATAAACTTGATTAGTTTAagatgttctctctttttttgcctTGAAATAACAGATTCATTCTCTTACTGTTCTGAAGGcagaagtctaaaatcaaagTGTCAGTAGAACCATGTGACCTACAAAGGCTACAGGGAAGAATCCTTGCTTTTTCCATTGTCTGATAAATCCAGTTGTTCCTTaacttgttttgtgtgtgtgtgtgtcggggggagatgttgttgttgttgttttctttttagttacacataacagtagaatccattttgacacaattatacATACCTGGATTATACCTTATTCTAATTCAGACCTCAGTACCTTTCCTTCCCCTgatccctgctcccctccctctaTTATCTTTTTACCATTTAtccatagttattattatttttctaagttaattccttgtggatgtacacagtggtgagattcactggtcatgtattcatatatgaacataggaaatttatgtccaattcattctactgtctttcctgttccccttccattccctttattcccctttgtctaatccaatgaacttctattctctgcTCCCCATTATTGTGGATCATATTTAAGATATTCTAAGGAGATGACAAAACAGGTAATTGTGAACAATAGTCTTATGTGCAAACAAATCAAGTTCACCCTAAGTAAACCaagctatatataaaaaaattgactTAAAGAATGtaccacaggggctggggatgtagctcagttgatagagtgtttgcctcatgtgcacaaggccctgggttcaacaccaccaaaaaaaaaaaaaaaaaaaaagaatgtaccacagggctggggagtatggttcagtggtagaattcttgcctagcatgtgtgagacactgggttcaattctcagcaatgcatataaataaatgaataaaataaaggtccatcaacaactaaaatatatatatatataaatattttttaaaaaataatgtaccacaattcaaagtcagcctcagcaacttagcaaggttctaagcaactcagtgagaccctgtctctaaataaaatactgagtgccctggggttccatcccagtacccaaaacaaaacaaaaaatggaccACAAATGCTGCCATATCCCTTTGTGAACCAACTTAGGTTATtcatctaacattttttttttatctaaccttttttttaaatttgtaaactaattttttctctaatatttctgtaaaatttaactatttctcaaagaaattcaGCATTGCATACTAACTCACTGAGCATAAAATTTACATTCTGAAACccaaagcttaatttttctcattataattGGTGTAAGACATAAtttgcaaagcattttttttcacacGTCATCTCATCTAAACTTAAGACTCCATAGGAGACTGAGAGATTATTATTCCAAACCTCAGAGCCATTCCAACCAATGTGGGACCCTGCTTTCAAAAGACTCAGTTCAACTTCATTAAGCCCTTCTTTTCAAGATAGAGTTcctacacaattttttttttctttttttcttttgttttgggctggggatgtggctcaagcggtagcgtgctcgcctggcatgcgtgcagcccgggttcgatcctcagcaccacatacaaacaaagatgttgtgtctgccgaaaactaaaaaaaaataaataaaaattctctctctctctctccctctccctctttaaaaaaaaaaaaaaaaaaaaacaatatttcaggATGTTTGCTTTTCTTCACTCTGGTCCCTTATGCACATAAACCCAAATCATCTTCTTGTATGCTGGGTTACATGATAGAGGGCTCTGGGTCTAGCCCTTTCTGCTAAGCCTGTCCTCCCTCGGGACGCTCCAGATACTCAGATCAAATTTACTGCAGCTTTGCATTTGCTGCTGCCTCTCTATGATGCTGATCCACCCACTCCAGCTCTTTGCTCAGGAGACTTTGTCTCATTCTTCACCCCAAAGGTCTATCTCTCTAGAGGGTGCTGGTATCCAGATTCTATCTCCCACCTTGGGGCTGGGACTAGGTGAAGCAAGGAAGTCCAAGAAAGTGCCAAATTTAAGGAGGCACCTGTTCTCAGGTGCAACCTTGAAGCTTGCTTGCTTTTCCACGCCCTGACTCTGCTCCCAGTAGTCTGACAGCTGACAGCTCTCAGCTGAGTCTCTCTCTGGGAATTGCCCTTAGCCAAAGAGGGGTACTTTACCCAAAGTAATGCTTCTTTTCAGGCCTTGAGAGTTGGTTCACGGAGGGTAAAAAGACCTGAACTTTTGCCTCTGTTCTGAACTTTACCAGTTGAAAAAACTTCCAGCTTCATAGCTCCTGTGGCCTGAGCCAAGGTCTGTCTTTGTTGCTACTACTTTTCAGGtccacctcttcctctcttcaaTCCTGCTTTCTTGAGCCCAATCCTGAGCCCAAGAAAAATTCCCCTCAATTCTTCCTGAGTACAAATGTCTCGCAGCCTGTTTCCTGGGAGAGTTTGCCCTGTGACATCTTCCTTTACCATCACCATCTGAAGTAACTCACCTAAGACCTTCCTTTCCCAGCTGCCCACTTCCAGGCTCTGTCACATCATCCTGTTTCTGTGTTACATTTCTGTTTGTTGTCTTCTCTTTTTGGGCATTTCCAGACATTTTTCTATCCCATTCCCACAAATCCTTGAGGGTTATCATGCAAATAAGAACTGGCAGGATTAAGGGGCTGCACCATCTTAAGGTAAATATTGATGGTCAGGACTCAGGAATCTTTAAAATTCAGAGCAAAGAAATTCTTATTATAGAACAAATTTCAATGTATGTCCCAATATTTGGAACAAGGTGTGCCTGTGGTTCCCCAGTATCATATCATGTGAGGCACTTATTCTGCCCTAGCCAATCCCCCTGCTATGTTGGTCACAAAAAACCCCAGAGatctatttataataaaatggCTTTCCAGGGAACAACCCAAGAATGCCCACTGAATACTCATAAAGGCTAAAGTGTGATTaaaggttgcttttttttttttttttttttgcaccatgTATTGTATGAAATAAACTGCAATACCTTTATACCACTCACTTTGGTCCACTAGAAAGAGtggatgagaatttttaaaaatatatatttgctatAGCTAAGTGATAGGTTCATTAAAGAAATTCACATTACTTATTTTGTAAAACAGCACAGCCGAAGATGCCAGGGTGGCATGACCACAGAGCGGGACCTCACTCGCTGGTGTGAACCACCTTAGTCCAAAGCAGGAaccttcagaggaggaaaagtcaaaCAGAGACAAGGTTATTCCTCTAAGAGCAGA
This window encodes:
- the Pbld gene encoding phenazine biosynthesis-like domain-containing protein, whose product is MKLPIFVVDAFTARAFRGNPAAVCLLENKLDEDLHQKIAREMNLSETAFIQKLNPTDNFTQSSCFGLRWFTPASEVPLCGHATLASSAVLFYKIKNTNNTLTFVTLSGELKARRAEDGIILDFPLYPTYPQDFHEVEDLIKMAIGNTLVQDIRYSPDTRKLLVRLSDSYERSFLETLKVKTENLLQVENTGKVRGLILTLKGEAVGQTQAFDFYSRYFAPWVGVAEDPVTGSAHTVLGSYWSQQLGKQEMHAFQCSPRGGELFISLRPEGRIDIKGGAALVLEGTLTA